From one Mya arenaria isolate MELC-2E11 chromosome 4, ASM2691426v1 genomic stretch:
- the LOC128231662 gene encoding palmitoyltransferase ZDHHC8B-like isoform X1 yields MAKCECSTKIIPAVCAWTLLLGTTGVFIAFVSPYLYSISIGLPIYVGLTAIFVIANFGLATFMDPGVYPKAHEDEVKDDDFRAPLYKNVEIKGITVRMKWCATCQFYRPPRCSHCSVCNTCIETFDHHCPWVNNCIGRRNYRYFFQFLLSLSILMVSLFALSLFYVLKHKDSLSTIPSIVSIVTMCIIGLLIIPVGGLTCFHVVLVSRGRTTNEQVTGKFKGGHNPFTRGCSQNCRYALCGPVWPKLKSYVRKTRTIQLDSTKVTYIAADKEVKVYADTSNGVKRNMKNDRDGMRLSLVEDYDDNVDDDATPSQDSISLDIATNQQQQSASYTNLFDTSQPTPVGASYQHSRASPHTSRSKQQQYDRSQRHRDTPSALSVPQKDPPLAIPEDFSPIKGSKPRTVMNSPGVGRPNVSKPPTGHTRPIDFDRGQRAGQGQDAPYTNKYNGYPVRSASEERFRDSDNNYSNHPTSRGHNRYPDKMTRRSHEYLDHRGPQYNQRGTSKTMPSQGRHVTNAASGQQYSDAAESDDADYKRPMSFVKALEMSEVMLSARGKDFSAPQQNSQQHISQQVTKEEKKKSVYDSSYEISV; encoded by the exons ATGGCGAAGTGCGAGTGCTCTACTAAAATAATTCCCGCAGTTTGCGCATGGACGCTCTTACTTGGCACGACCGGTGTATTTATCGCTTTTGT GTCTCCCTATCTCTATTCAATTAGCATTGGGCTTCCGATATATGTTGGACTGACAGCAATATTTGTGATAGCAAACTTTGGATTAGCCACTTTTATGGACCCTGGTGTTTATCCTAAAG CACATGAAGATGAAGTAAAGGATGATGATTTCCGAGCACCACTGTACAAGAATGTTGAAATCAAAGGCATCACAGTTCGCATGAAGTGGTGTGCCACATGTCAGTTCTACCGGCCACCAAGATGTTCTCACTGTAGTGTCTGCAACACCTGTATTGAG ACGTTTGACCATCACTGTCCATGGGTGAACAACTGTATAGGACGGCGTAACTACCGCTACTTTTTCCAGTTTTTACTCTCCCTTAGCATACTGATGGTCTCACTGTTCGCTCTCAGTCTATTCTACGTCCTCAAACATAAGGACTCGCTTTCTACCATTCCCAGCATTGTCAG TATTGTGACAATGTGCATCATAGGACTGCTTATCATCCCGGTGGGAGGGCTGACATGCTTTCATGTTGTCCTAGTTTCCCGGGGTAGAACCACAAATGAACAA GTCACTGGGAAATTTAAAGGTGGTCATAATCCTTTCACTCGTGGCTGCTCACAAAACTGCAGATATGCTCTCTGTGGACCAGTATGGCCAAA atTAAAATCATATGTAAGAAAAACTAGAACAATTCAGTTAGATTCCACaaaagtgacatatatagcagcAGATAAAGAAGTCAAGGTGTATGCTGATACTAGTAACGGAGTCAAACGGaatatgaaaaat GATCGTGATGGAATGCGCCTCTCACTCGTCGAAGATTACGATGACAACGTGGATGATGATGCCACTCCGTCTCAGGATAGCATAAGCCTGGACATTGCCACGAACCAACAACAGCAATCAGCTTCTTACACAAATCTTTTTGACACTTCGCAGCCCACGCCGGTCGGTGCATCATACCAACATAGCCGTGCGAGCCCACATACTAGTCGCAGTAAACAGCAGCAGTATGATCGGTCACAGAGACATAGAGACACCCCTTCTGCTCTCTCAGTCCCACAGAAGGATCCCCCACTCGCAATTCCTGAAGATTTTTCACCAATAAAAGGCTCAAAACCAAGAACAGTAATGAATAGCCCTGGAGTGGGTAGACCAAATGTTTCCAAACCACCAACAGGGCATACAAGGCCAATTGACTTTGACAGGGGGCAGAGGgcaggtcaaggtcaagatGCTCCTTACACTAATAAATACAATGGGTATCCAGTGAGGAGTGCTAGTGAAGAAAGATTCAGGGATAGTGATAACAATTACAGTAATCATCCTACCTCCAGAGGGCATAACAGATACCCTGATAAAATGACACGGAGATCCCATGAATATTTAGACCATAGGGGTCCACAGTACAACCAGAGGGGAACAAGCAAAACTATGCCCAGCCAAGGTAGGCATGTGACTAACGCTGCCAGTGGGCAGCAGTATTCAGACGCTGCTGAAAGTGATGATGCAGACTACAAACGGCCAATGTCATTTGTAAAAGCACTAGAAATGAGCGAAGTTATGCTCTCAGCTCGTGGTAAAGACTTCAGTGCTCCACAACAAAACTCGCAGCAACACATTTCACAACAAGTCACAAAAgaagagaaaaagaaaagtgTGTATGACTCTTCATATGAGATTTCTGTTTAA
- the LOC128231662 gene encoding palmitoyltransferase ZDHHC8B-like isoform X2 has protein sequence MAKCECSTKIIPAVCAWTLLLGTTGVFIAFVSPYLYSISIGLPIYVGLTAIFVIANFGLATFMDPGVYPKAHEDEVKDDDFRAPLYKNVEIKGITVRMKWCATCQFYRPPRCSHCSVCNTCIETFDHHCPWVNNCIGRRNYRYFFQFLLSLSILMVSLFALSLFYVLKHKDSLSTIPSIVSIVTMCIIGLLIIPVGGLTCFHVVLVSRGRTTNEQVTGKFKGGHNPFTRGCSQNCRYALCGPVWPKLKSYVRKTRTIQLDSTKVTYIAADKEVKVYADTSNGVKRNMKNPTPVGASYQHSRASPHTSRSKQQQYDRSQRHRDTPSALSVPQKDPPLAIPEDFSPIKGSKPRTVMNSPGVGRPNVSKPPTGHTRPIDFDRGQRAGQGQDAPYTNKYNGYPVRSASEERFRDSDNNYSNHPTSRGHNRYPDKMTRRSHEYLDHRGPQYNQRGTSKTMPSQGRHVTNAASGQQYSDAAESDDADYKRPMSFVKALEMSEVMLSARGKDFSAPQQNSQQHISQQVTKEEKKKSVYDSSYEISV, from the exons ATGGCGAAGTGCGAGTGCTCTACTAAAATAATTCCCGCAGTTTGCGCATGGACGCTCTTACTTGGCACGACCGGTGTATTTATCGCTTTTGT GTCTCCCTATCTCTATTCAATTAGCATTGGGCTTCCGATATATGTTGGACTGACAGCAATATTTGTGATAGCAAACTTTGGATTAGCCACTTTTATGGACCCTGGTGTTTATCCTAAAG CACATGAAGATGAAGTAAAGGATGATGATTTCCGAGCACCACTGTACAAGAATGTTGAAATCAAAGGCATCACAGTTCGCATGAAGTGGTGTGCCACATGTCAGTTCTACCGGCCACCAAGATGTTCTCACTGTAGTGTCTGCAACACCTGTATTGAG ACGTTTGACCATCACTGTCCATGGGTGAACAACTGTATAGGACGGCGTAACTACCGCTACTTTTTCCAGTTTTTACTCTCCCTTAGCATACTGATGGTCTCACTGTTCGCTCTCAGTCTATTCTACGTCCTCAAACATAAGGACTCGCTTTCTACCATTCCCAGCATTGTCAG TATTGTGACAATGTGCATCATAGGACTGCTTATCATCCCGGTGGGAGGGCTGACATGCTTTCATGTTGTCCTAGTTTCCCGGGGTAGAACCACAAATGAACAA GTCACTGGGAAATTTAAAGGTGGTCATAATCCTTTCACTCGTGGCTGCTCACAAAACTGCAGATATGCTCTCTGTGGACCAGTATGGCCAAA atTAAAATCATATGTAAGAAAAACTAGAACAATTCAGTTAGATTCCACaaaagtgacatatatagcagcAGATAAAGAAGTCAAGGTGTATGCTGATACTAGTAACGGAGTCAAACGGaatatgaaaaat CCCACGCCGGTCGGTGCATCATACCAACATAGCCGTGCGAGCCCACATACTAGTCGCAGTAAACAGCAGCAGTATGATCGGTCACAGAGACATAGAGACACCCCTTCTGCTCTCTCAGTCCCACAGAAGGATCCCCCACTCGCAATTCCTGAAGATTTTTCACCAATAAAAGGCTCAAAACCAAGAACAGTAATGAATAGCCCTGGAGTGGGTAGACCAAATGTTTCCAAACCACCAACAGGGCATACAAGGCCAATTGACTTTGACAGGGGGCAGAGGgcaggtcaaggtcaagatGCTCCTTACACTAATAAATACAATGGGTATCCAGTGAGGAGTGCTAGTGAAGAAAGATTCAGGGATAGTGATAACAATTACAGTAATCATCCTACCTCCAGAGGGCATAACAGATACCCTGATAAAATGACACGGAGATCCCATGAATATTTAGACCATAGGGGTCCACAGTACAACCAGAGGGGAACAAGCAAAACTATGCCCAGCCAAGGTAGGCATGTGACTAACGCTGCCAGTGGGCAGCAGTATTCAGACGCTGCTGAAAGTGATGATGCAGACTACAAACGGCCAATGTCATTTGTAAAAGCACTAGAAATGAGCGAAGTTATGCTCTCAGCTCGTGGTAAAGACTTCAGTGCTCCACAACAAAACTCGCAGCAACACATTTCACAACAAGTCACAAAAgaagagaaaaagaaaagtgTGTATGACTCTTCATATGAGATTTCTGTTTAA